One Methylocapsa sp. D3K7 DNA window includes the following coding sequences:
- a CDS encoding EAL domain-containing protein, with translation MSRWLDRANGFAAYARDTLAAVNRWPLRRVLIAGAIGVALSCVASWWVAHYWENNHAQAQLNVLGDDRRLCLQDGLVDLEQMMNSAARQFQSSAKEIDRAAFSRIIDGLRSVFDVSLEIDWVPRVLRQQRAVHERAAAQQGLAGYRISAHSNDGKFVPADAKDEYFPILYSSQATAAPTLLGLEISSDPVEQEAMTRARESGEMAATPPQAAGQRNIFLFAPMYGFDSPHERIEDRRSNFKGFLRGSFLPGPMIDKVFRGVKSPQGLDIYLFRQRAGPNEPPFHVRSSLLRSEPAKARSRADLEAGLHWTGEVVLADARWTMIVVPIPVGSPLINHDRSQMILTVGLLLTMAVMTYLELSRRSGSRQDAIRNRLAAATDYRSNLLHAVSIAAKELLTAETIKDVMAKVLDTIGGAVRTDRMLVLENRNRVGMAPLSVLRYSWHSAAAPAMPTLGQLDPSALETAPWFAPLLDGKTVTSIPSTMTDGVVKTMLQRLGIASSLDVPIIIEGKYWGRICFDECTTAREWSPVEVDILRTAADMIGSAMIRERYVKQLRDANTIIERSPTILFRLRGEPSLPLIYVSHNVTMFGYDPAEMIASPQLYKTIIHPDDELKILEMLARIVMEGTQSETIEFRMRTSDGIYRWVENHYTPIRDAAGRLVEIEGLLTDVTDKKEAADKIMVLARTDALTGLANRATFIDRLCQTFAAAKRGANPFAVLYLDLDRFKDVNDTLGHFAGDLLLKAVAERLKGCTRATDLVARLGGDEFAILQTELTDVSNAGVLASKIHDVLGAPYTLGETEMNISASIGISPYTSETEGSDEMLTQADLALYRAKEEGRDQYCFHSADLDREVRDRVAITNDLRQAFERDELELYYQPQVELTTGRIVGMEALIRWNHATRGLIKPDDFLPIVEKTPLIVTLGQWVLDHACEQMNAWQKAGIAPPILAINLSLKQLQTGDELVGSISKTLTKWGLSPKNLELDVTESMLAHVTLHKNSVLDRLQQLGVKIAIEDFGSQYSSLDYLKTYRVSRVKIPRLMIDASTQDPEASAMVRAIIGVARELDIEVVAQGVETEVQRDLLTCVPSPTKVQGYYYSAPVRADSATEMLRQRLIEPRLSQFPGAVAAQ, from the coding sequence ATGAGTCGGTGGCTTGACCGCGCGAATGGGTTTGCTGCCTATGCGCGCGACACCTTGGCAGCGGTCAATCGATGGCCGCTGCGGCGAGTGCTGATCGCCGGTGCGATCGGTGTCGCCTTGTCCTGCGTTGCCAGTTGGTGGGTCGCGCACTATTGGGAAAACAATCACGCACAAGCCCAGCTCAATGTTCTCGGTGACGATCGCCGTCTCTGTCTACAGGACGGGCTGGTCGATCTAGAGCAGATGATGAACTCCGCAGCGCGTCAGTTCCAGTCCTCCGCGAAGGAGATCGACCGTGCTGCATTTTCCCGCATCATTGACGGGTTGAGGAGCGTATTTGATGTCTCCCTAGAAATCGACTGGGTCCCTCGCGTGTTACGCCAGCAGCGGGCCGTGCACGAACGCGCGGCTGCCCAGCAGGGTCTTGCGGGCTACCGCATTAGCGCTCACAGCAATGACGGAAAATTTGTTCCCGCCGATGCAAAAGACGAATATTTTCCGATTCTTTATTCGAGCCAAGCGACGGCGGCACCCACGCTCCTTGGTTTGGAAATTAGCTCAGATCCGGTGGAACAGGAGGCGATGACGCGAGCGAGAGAAAGCGGAGAGATGGCGGCTACGCCCCCTCAGGCAGCAGGTCAGAGGAACATCTTCCTGTTCGCTCCCATGTATGGATTTGACTCGCCTCATGAGAGGATTGAGGATCGCCGCAGTAATTTTAAGGGTTTTCTTCGCGGCTCGTTTTTGCCCGGTCCGATGATCGATAAGGTTTTTCGCGGTGTGAAATCGCCCCAAGGTCTTGATATTTATTTATTCCGGCAACGCGCCGGTCCTAACGAGCCTCCGTTCCACGTCCGCTCCTCGCTCCTGCGTTCAGAACCAGCGAAGGCACGGTCGCGTGCCGATCTTGAAGCGGGATTGCATTGGACCGGTGAGGTGGTCCTTGCCGACGCGCGTTGGACGATGATCGTCGTTCCAATTCCGGTGGGATCGCCTCTGATTAATCACGACCGTTCCCAGATGATCTTGACCGTGGGGTTGCTCTTGACCATGGCCGTCATGACGTATCTCGAGCTTTCTCGCCGAAGCGGATCGCGGCAAGATGCGATACGCAATCGACTCGCCGCTGCGACGGACTATCGTAGCAATCTCCTTCACGCAGTCTCGATCGCCGCCAAAGAATTGCTGACCGCCGAGACGATAAAGGACGTGATGGCAAAGGTGCTCGATACGATAGGGGGCGCCGTGCGAACCGATCGCATGCTCGTGCTTGAAAACCGGAACAGGGTTGGCATGGCGCCCCTTTCTGTCCTGCGGTACAGCTGGCACTCGGCCGCAGCCCCAGCGATGCCTACTCTTGGGCAACTCGACCCAAGTGCATTGGAAACGGCTCCCTGGTTTGCGCCGCTTCTCGATGGGAAAACCGTCACCAGCATACCAAGCACCATGACTGATGGCGTGGTCAAGACTATGTTACAACGCCTGGGGATCGCGTCGAGTCTCGACGTCCCCATAATCATCGAAGGTAAATACTGGGGACGCATCTGCTTTGATGAATGCACGACGGCACGTGAGTGGTCACCGGTCGAAGTCGATATTTTGCGGACCGCCGCAGACATGATCGGAAGCGCAATGATCCGTGAGCGCTACGTCAAGCAACTACGGGACGCGAACACGATCATCGAACGAAGCCCGACGATTCTCTTCCGCTTGCGCGGCGAGCCATCCCTACCACTGATCTATGTCTCGCACAACGTTACCATGTTTGGCTATGACCCGGCCGAAATGATCGCATCGCCCCAGTTATACAAGACCATTATTCACCCCGACGACGAGCTTAAAATACTGGAAATGTTGGCGCGGATCGTGATGGAGGGCACCCAGTCCGAAACAATCGAATTTCGCATGCGGACGAGCGATGGCATCTATCGCTGGGTCGAGAACCACTATACGCCCATCCGCGATGCTGCCGGGCGGCTCGTCGAAATCGAGGGCCTCTTAACCGATGTCACGGATAAAAAAGAAGCCGCCGATAAAATTATGGTCCTCGCCAGGACCGATGCGCTCACAGGACTCGCCAACCGCGCGACCTTCATCGACCGGCTGTGTCAGACCTTCGCCGCGGCCAAGCGCGGCGCGAATCCCTTCGCGGTTCTCTACCTCGATCTCGACCGGTTCAAGGATGTCAACGACACGCTCGGGCATTTTGCCGGCGATCTCCTGCTCAAGGCGGTCGCCGAGCGACTCAAGGGATGTACCCGCGCAACCGATCTCGTCGCCCGTCTGGGCGGCGATGAGTTCGCAATCCTACAGACGGAACTAACCGATGTCTCCAATGCCGGAGTGCTGGCATCGAAGATTCACGATGTCCTGGGGGCTCCCTATACGCTCGGCGAAACTGAAATGAATATCAGCGCGAGCATCGGAATTTCTCCCTATACGTCCGAGACCGAGGGATCCGACGAAATGCTTACGCAAGCCGATCTTGCCCTCTATCGAGCCAAGGAAGAGGGCCGCGACCAGTATTGCTTCCATTCAGCGGATCTCGATCGCGAGGTGCGCGATCGTGTAGCTATTACCAATGATTTGAGGCAGGCCTTCGAACGCGATGAGCTGGAACTCTACTATCAGCCGCAAGTCGAGCTCACCACAGGCCGAATTGTCGGCATGGAGGCGCTGATACGCTGGAATCATGCAACGCGTGGTCTGATCAAACCGGACGATTTCCTGCCAATCGTGGAGAAAACTCCCCTCATTGTGACGCTCGGACAATGGGTGCTCGACCATGCGTGCGAACAGATGAATGCCTGGCAAAAGGCCGGAATTGCTCCGCCGATCCTCGCCATAAATCTCTCGCTCAAGCAACTGCAAACCGGAGATGAGCTCGTCGGATCTATCAGTAAAACATTGACGAAATGGGGGCTATCCCCGAAGAACTTGGAGCTCGATGTAACGGAATCCATGCTTGCGCACGTCACACTGCATAAGAATAGCGTGCTTGACCGGCTGCAGCAACTCGGTGTGAAAATCGCAATTGAGGATTTCGGCTCGCAATATTCCTCGCTCGACTATCTCAAGACCTATCGCGTGAGCCGAGTGAAAATCCCGCGCTTAATGATCGATGCCTCGACGCAGGACCCAGAGGCTTCGGCGATGGTGCGGGCGATCATTGGCGTCGCCCGAGAGCTCGACATCGAGGTTGTTGCGCAAGGCGTGGAAACGGAGGTGCAGCGAGACCTGCTGACTTGTGTACCTTCCCCAACGAAGGTGCAAGGCTATTATTACAGCGCGCCAGTCCGCGCGGATAGCGCGACGGAGATGTTACGGCAAAGGCTGATCGAGCCTCGCCTTAGCCAGTTTCCCGGAGCTGTCGCCGCGCAGTAG
- a CDS encoding EAL domain-containing protein, protein MDGYYDLNIVALSIAVAIIASYTALDMAGRVSASDSSARKSVIWLVAGAMSMGTGIWSMHFIGMLSFHLPIKVAFDLPITLLSLIIAIVASFIALFFLRQAQLGIRNLVIGTILMGSGIAAMHYTGMFAMQMSPPIRYEPLLFVASILIAIVASLAALWISFQLRWKHSRHEILAKVGSAVVMGLAISGMHYTGMAAARFAPGSVCLAVTSGGIDLTTLAFGIGSLSLVIMSFTLIVSTLDANFSKKIEVLARTDGLTGLANSATFIERLHQAFAAAQRGASPFAIISIDLDHFKEVNDTLGHSAGDLLLKSVAGHLKRNCRESDFVARLGGDEFAILQTEVSGVSDAIALASKIHRVLSTPYQLGDGKLFVSVSIGISVYTDEMAGPDEMLAKADIALYRAKEDGRDQYRFHSDDLDQEMRERMTLTGDLRQALEQNELELYYQPQVELFTGRIAGMEALIRWNHPKRGLLMPADFIPIMEKTDAILALGYWVLDHACEQMSSWRTAGIAPMVLAVNLSLGQLRTGDELIQSVTMTLAKWGLTPRDLELDVTESMLAYATWAYNDVLEQLQQLGVTIAIDDFGTQYSSLDYLKHYRVSRVKIPRAMIAAATQQDQESAAMVRAIIGLTRELNIEVMAQGVENEAQRDLLTAAPSTTKVQGFYYSAPVPAVHATELLRQRLIEPRLSQDIREAAAQ, encoded by the coding sequence ATGGACGGTTACTACGATCTGAATATCGTCGCGCTTTCCATCGCGGTCGCCATCATTGCTTCATACACAGCACTCGACATGGCAGGCCGAGTCAGTGCAAGTGATTCGAGCGCAAGGAAATCGGTGATTTGGCTGGTTGCCGGCGCGATGTCGATGGGGACCGGCATCTGGTCGATGCATTTCATCGGCATGTTATCGTTCCATCTGCCTATAAAGGTTGCCTTTGACCTGCCCATCACGCTGCTGTCGTTGATCATTGCGATCGTTGCCTCGTTCATCGCGCTTTTTTTTCTACGCCAAGCCCAACTCGGGATACGTAACCTGGTCATCGGTACGATACTGATGGGCAGCGGCATCGCCGCAATGCATTACACTGGCATGTTCGCGATGCAGATGTCGCCGCCGATACGCTACGAACCCTTGCTTTTCGTCGCCTCAATCCTGATCGCCATCGTTGCCTCGCTCGCGGCACTTTGGATCTCCTTCCAATTGCGCTGGAAACACTCCAGGCACGAAATCCTGGCCAAGGTGGGAAGCGCGGTTGTAATGGGGCTGGCGATTAGCGGAATGCACTACACTGGAATGGCGGCGGCGCGTTTTGCCCCGGGCAGCGTTTGCCTTGCCGTGACGTCGGGTGGCATAGACCTTACGACGCTGGCTTTCGGCATCGGCAGCCTCAGCCTTGTCATCATGAGTTTCACACTGATAGTCTCTACACTCGACGCTAATTTCAGCAAAAAAATAGAGGTACTCGCTCGCACGGACGGACTAACTGGGTTGGCGAACAGTGCGACATTCATCGAACGGCTTCACCAAGCTTTCGCCGCCGCTCAACGTGGTGCTAGCCCATTCGCGATTATCTCTATCGATCTGGACCATTTCAAGGAAGTTAACGACACGCTTGGACACTCCGCGGGCGACCTGCTGCTTAAATCTGTCGCGGGGCACCTCAAGCGGAACTGCCGGGAAAGTGATTTTGTCGCCCGCTTGGGCGGTGATGAATTCGCAATTCTACAAACCGAAGTGTCCGGTGTTTCGGATGCAATCGCATTGGCATCGAAAATTCATCGCGTTCTGAGTACTCCATATCAGCTCGGAGATGGCAAATTATTTGTCAGCGTTAGCATTGGTATCTCCGTTTATACCGACGAGATGGCTGGACCGGACGAGATGCTCGCTAAAGCGGATATCGCTCTCTATAGAGCCAAGGAAGATGGCCGGGATCAGTATCGCTTTCATTCCGATGATCTTGATCAAGAAATGCGCGAGCGCATGACCCTCACGGGCGATTTGAGACAGGCACTCGAACAGAATGAGTTGGAACTTTACTATCAGCCGCAGGTCGAACTCTTTACGGGTCGAATTGCCGGTATGGAAGCGCTTATTCGCTGGAATCATCCAAAGCGCGGCCTGCTCATGCCCGCAGATTTCATTCCCATAATGGAGAAAACGGATGCCATATTGGCACTGGGGTATTGGGTGCTCGATCATGCATGCGAGCAAATGAGTTCTTGGCGCACTGCCGGAATTGCTCCAATGGTTTTGGCCGTTAATCTCTCCCTTGGTCAGCTCCGGACTGGAGATGAGCTGATCCAATCCGTCACGATGACACTTGCGAAATGGGGCCTTACTCCAAGGGACCTTGAACTCGATGTGACAGAATCCATGCTCGCCTACGCCACATGGGCTTATAACGATGTGCTCGAGCAGCTACAGCAGCTTGGGGTGACGATCGCAATTGATGATTTTGGAACGCAGTATTCGTCGCTCGACTATCTGAAGCACTATCGCGTAAGCCGGGTGAAAATCCCGCGAGCGATGATTGCCGCCGCGACGCAGCAAGATCAAGAAAGCGCAGCGATGGTGCGGGCGATTATCGGCCTCACGCGCGAGCTGAACATCGAGGTTATGGCGCAAGGCGTGGAAAATGAGGCGCAACGAGATCTGCTAACCGCCGCTCCATCCACGACCAAAGTGCAAGGCTTTTATTACAGTGCGCCGGTCCCCGCCGTCCATGCGACGGAGTTGCTGCGGCAAAGGCTGATCGAGCCTCGCCTCAGTCAGGACATCCGGGAGGCTGCAGCGCAATAG
- a CDS encoding EAL domain-containing protein yields the protein MDESGKTSPEPSLGLDRAALEKAVLLERIRVLYQTHAIMFVNLVNASLTAYVLRDLLPVRMFVGWIGLFSIVVLARYLDCRRYMRAPPEVEFAATWGWRFAAGATATGCLWGLTAAGILITPNQAYHAFIAFVVGGMMAGAVGGDSAFLPALIGFTVPAVLPVIFAFFARGDPMSITMGLMVSAFTAVLGLVGFRANHWIASIARREITQRSLAADLENQIAVRNEAERELYRSNGILQAVAASATEILRGLEFDHSIPKVLEFIGRSMGVSCAHLYANNGAPNFALFTHHMWNAPGTAPIIETRNLLQPVKAGDSPSVPSLLAQGKVQFISKREADEPDRHLLDSCGVQSILLVPVFADKNWWGAIGVGDGEVNRTWTTVEIDTLRTLAELIGTAITHNRDLTEIADAGRIVENSSTILYRLDPKFPYAITYVSRNIGRYGYSQYQLLSVPGSYMELFHPDDRQGVIADIAKIVTGKTMESGGDFRIRLPTGTYGWIENRIHPVRDSDRKLTALEGILIDINDQKIAQTERVRLTYTDLLTGLPNRTAFMEWLQIAFVAAKEGGKPFAILYLDLDDFKDINETHGHSMGDELLKAVAQRLGGALREGDRIARVGGDEFAALLSDMWDSTVVATLAARIIGSITAPHSIGGSQMNVTASVGISIFRDKLTKPEDIMREADLALYDAKDSGRNKYVFHTEALDLAVRERVTIVEELRVALDRGEFEVYYQPQVELPSRQIVGVEALLRWNHPSRGLLTPGHFIAIAEKSGMISSIGLWVLAEVRRQLRIWNNEGIGPPITGVNLSAAQLISPSDFLRDFMRGLSADELDPDRLELELTESLLMDTNHGHGDMVNQLRALGVRIAIDDFGTGYSSLEYLLLYPVSRIKIAQQFVSGLPGDPGSAAIVRATIGLAREFGIEIIAEGVETAAQLEFLVGAGCSRIQGFYFSRPVPAEQTSQMLREGVLVPAAECKSAARQADVTESERAGA from the coding sequence ATGGACGAAAGCGGGAAAACCTCGCCAGAGCCCTCGCTTGGTCTTGATCGGGCCGCGCTGGAAAAAGCAGTCCTGTTGGAGCGGATCCGCGTGCTTTACCAGACGCACGCGATTATGTTCGTCAATCTCGTCAACGCCTCGCTCACCGCTTACGTGCTTCGTGACCTTTTGCCGGTCAGAATGTTCGTCGGATGGATCGGGCTGTTCAGCATCGTTGTTCTAGCGCGTTATCTCGATTGCCGGCGCTATATGCGCGCGCCTCCGGAAGTGGAATTTGCCGCGACCTGGGGCTGGCGCTTTGCCGCTGGCGCGACCGCGACGGGGTGCCTTTGGGGACTGACCGCAGCCGGCATACTGATCACGCCAAATCAGGCCTATCACGCCTTCATAGCCTTTGTTGTCGGCGGGATGATGGCTGGCGCAGTCGGGGGCGATTCGGCCTTTTTACCGGCACTAATCGGATTCACAGTCCCGGCCGTCTTGCCGGTGATCTTCGCCTTTTTCGCTCGTGGCGATCCTATGTCGATCACCATGGGATTGATGGTCTCGGCGTTCACTGCCGTGCTCGGGTTGGTTGGCTTTCGTGCCAATCATTGGATCGCTTCCATTGCTCGCCGCGAAATCACTCAGAGGTCACTGGCTGCCGACCTCGAGAACCAAATCGCCGTACGAAACGAAGCAGAGCGTGAGCTGTACCGAAGCAATGGAATTTTGCAGGCCGTTGCTGCGAGCGCAACCGAAATTCTGCGGGGGCTCGAATTCGACCATTCGATCCCAAAAGTACTGGAATTCATCGGCCGGTCGATGGGCGTGAGCTGTGCCCACTTATACGCAAACAATGGCGCTCCAAACTTCGCTCTCTTCACGCACCATATGTGGAACGCGCCAGGCACGGCGCCGATAATCGAAACGCGCAATCTCTTGCAGCCCGTCAAAGCTGGAGACTCGCCCTCCGTGCCGAGTCTTCTTGCGCAGGGAAAAGTGCAGTTCATCAGCAAGCGGGAGGCCGACGAGCCAGATCGGCATCTCCTCGATTCCTGCGGCGTCCAGTCGATTCTCTTGGTTCCTGTCTTCGCCGACAAGAATTGGTGGGGAGCGATCGGTGTCGGTGATGGCGAGGTTAACCGCACATGGACCACGGTCGAGATCGACACACTCCGCACTCTTGCGGAGCTAATTGGCACGGCGATCACACATAACCGAGACCTCACGGAGATCGCGGATGCCGGCCGTATCGTCGAAAACAGCTCGACCATACTTTATCGGCTCGATCCGAAGTTCCCTTATGCGATTACATATGTGTCTCGGAACATCGGTCGATACGGCTACAGTCAATACCAGCTTCTGTCCGTGCCGGGCAGTTATATGGAACTTTTCCATCCGGACGACCGCCAGGGTGTTATCGCCGATATCGCCAAAATCGTTACCGGCAAAACAATGGAATCCGGCGGAGATTTCCGGATACGCTTGCCGACCGGCACTTACGGCTGGATCGAGAACCGTATACATCCGGTCCGCGACAGCGATCGCAAGCTGACGGCTCTGGAAGGGATCCTCATCGACATCAACGACCAGAAGATAGCACAAACGGAAAGGGTGCGTCTGACCTACACGGATCTGCTCACTGGTCTACCAAACCGAACGGCCTTTATGGAATGGCTTCAGATAGCCTTCGTGGCGGCGAAAGAAGGTGGCAAACCTTTCGCCATCCTCTACCTCGATCTCGATGACTTCAAGGATATCAATGAGACGCACGGCCATTCGATGGGGGACGAACTGCTCAAGGCCGTGGCGCAACGACTCGGTGGGGCTCTGCGTGAAGGCGATCGGATTGCCCGCGTCGGCGGCGACGAGTTTGCTGCGCTCCTGAGCGACATGTGGGATAGCACCGTCGTGGCGACACTCGCGGCAAGGATTATCGGCTCAATTACAGCGCCGCATTCGATCGGCGGCAGCCAAATGAATGTAACGGCGAGCGTCGGCATTTCGATCTTTCGGGACAAATTGACCAAACCCGAGGATATAATGCGCGAGGCAGACCTCGCCCTTTACGACGCCAAGGACAGCGGACGCAACAAATATGTCTTCCATACCGAGGCACTCGACCTTGCTGTCCGCGAGCGCGTGACGATAGTTGAGGAGCTCAGGGTAGCGCTAGATCGCGGCGAGTTCGAAGTTTACTACCAGCCGCAGGTCGAATTGCCGTCACGACAGATTGTCGGCGTCGAGGCGCTTTTGCGCTGGAACCATCCAAGCCGGGGTCTGCTCACGCCAGGACATTTCATAGCGATCGCAGAGAAGTCAGGAATGATCAGCTCGATCGGGCTATGGGTGCTTGCCGAGGTCCGACGGCAGTTGCGGATCTGGAACAACGAAGGGATCGGTCCACCGATCACCGGCGTCAACCTGTCCGCGGCTCAACTGATCTCGCCCTCCGACTTCCTGCGCGACTTCATGCGGGGACTGAGTGCCGATGAACTGGATCCCGACAGGCTCGAACTCGAACTGACCGAATCCCTGCTCATGGACACGAACCACGGCCATGGCGACATGGTGAACCAGCTGCGGGCGCTCGGCGTACGAATTGCGATCGACGACTTCGGTACCGGCTATTCCTCGCTCGAATATTTGCTCCTCTATCCTGTCAGCCGCATCAAGATCGCGCAGCAATTCGTGAGCGGCTTGCCGGGCGACCCCGGCAGCGCGGCCATCGTTCGAGCGACGATTGGTCTGGCGCGTGAATTCGGTATCGAGATCATCGCCGAAGGCGTCGAAACCGCCGCCCAACTGGAATTTCTCGTCGGCGCCGGATGCTCACGCATACAAGGCTTTTATTTCAGCAGACCAGTGCCTGCCGAGCAAACCTCCCAGATGTTGCGCGAAGGTGTGCTCGTACCCGCCGCAGAGTGCAAATCGGCGGCGCGACAGGCAGACGTCACTGAATCAGAACGAGCAGGAGCATGA
- a CDS encoding dienelactone hydrolase family protein, with the protein MWIVRFLIASVFASIFAMVAAQAAPQRVALPGYDGVTLQGWLYTPETAGRHPAVVALHGCAGLNDKSGAPSARHADWGERLSMSGFIVLFPDSFGSRGLGSQCKESEREVRPSRERVADANATLRFLAARDDVDTTSISLLGWSNGGSSTLYAVEPNNAPDGVDFARAIAFYPGCRVPLEHGRWASRMPLLVLIGADDDWTPAAPCADLAAKAKAHGEKVDIVVYPQAYHDFDHPDLPAHTVDGLAFTANGSSSAHTGTNPAARADAIKRVADFLSR; encoded by the coding sequence ATGTGGATCGTGCGCTTTTTGATCGCGAGTGTTTTCGCCTCAATTTTCGCCATGGTGGCGGCGCAGGCGGCGCCTCAAAGGGTGGCCTTACCAGGATACGACGGCGTAACACTCCAGGGCTGGTTGTATACGCCTGAGACCGCCGGCCGTCATCCGGCGGTCGTTGCGCTGCATGGATGCGCTGGGCTCAATGACAAAAGCGGCGCTCCGAGTGCACGCCATGCCGACTGGGGCGAACGGTTGTCGATGTCAGGATTTATCGTTCTGTTTCCAGACAGTTTTGGCTCGCGCGGCCTTGGATCGCAATGCAAGGAGAGCGAGCGGGAGGTTCGCCCGAGCCGGGAAAGGGTTGCAGACGCCAATGCGACCTTGCGCTTCTTGGCCGCCCGCGATGACGTCGACACGACGTCGATTTCCCTTCTTGGCTGGTCGAACGGTGGCTCGTCGACGCTTTATGCCGTAGAGCCTAACAACGCCCCGGACGGCGTCGATTTCGCCCGCGCCATCGCGTTTTACCCGGGCTGTCGGGTCCCGCTCGAACATGGCCGCTGGGCGTCCCGCATGCCGCTCCTCGTCCTGATCGGCGCCGATGATGACTGGACGCCCGCGGCGCCGTGCGCCGATCTCGCCGCGAAGGCGAAGGCGCATGGGGAAAAAGTCGATATCGTTGTCTATCCGCAAGCCTATCACGATTTCGATCACCCAGACTTGCCGGCGCACACTGTCGATGGTCTCGCCTTTACGGCCAATGGCAGCAGCAGCGCGCATACCGGGACGAACCCTGCGGCGCGTGCCGACGCCATCAAGCGCGTCGCGGATTTTCTCTCCCGTTAG
- a CDS encoding site-specific DNA-methyltransferase: MSGLGKIIHPNFLMASGEMTDAAFTVFLTDFLRATSDSLVLGAVVFVFIDWRHLRELLDAGRSVGLTLLNVCVWNKGTGGMGSLYRSQHELVFVFKKGNIPHKNRVELGRHGRCRTNVWNYPGLASFGPNRLEQLADHPTTKNCAMIADAIRDVSDRNDIIIDPFCGSGTAIIAAAKTGRRACTIELDPKYVDVAVRRWERWCPTALFDRSFKIAERANGSGYQPPPRLETAHRRKGRQCNHATIMFLFADDRESRGQTFRKRQDSMTPRAPQSRRCLARWRGF; the protein is encoded by the coding sequence ATCTCGGGACTCGGCAAGATCATTCACCCTAATTTTTTAATGGCTTCTGGTGAGATGACCGATGCCGCATTCACGGTCTTCTTAACTGATTTTTTGCGGGCGACGTCGGATTCGCTCGTGCTGGGAGCCGTGGTGTTTGTCTTCATAGACTGGCGGCACTTACGTGAGCTTCTCGACGCTGGACGTTCGGTCGGCTTGACACTTCTGAATGTATGCGTGTGGAACAAAGGGACGGGCGGAATGGGAAGTCTCTACCGCTCCCAGCACGAACTCGTGTTCGTATTCAAGAAAGGCAACATCCCCCACAAAAATCGTGTCGAGCTCGGAAGGCACGGTCGGTGTCGCACGAATGTCTGGAATTATCCAGGGCTCGCGAGTTTCGGGCCGAATCGGCTCGAGCAGCTCGCCGATCATCCGACGACAAAAAACTGCGCGATGATCGCTGACGCGATCCGCGACGTCTCTGATAGAAATGACATCATCATTGATCCCTTTTGTGGGTCTGGCACTGCTATCATTGCAGCCGCGAAGACGGGACGGCGCGCCTGTACCATCGAGCTGGACCCAAAGTATGTGGATGTCGCGGTGCGGCGCTGGGAAAGATGGTGCCCTACGGCTCTATTTGACCGATCTTTTAAGATTGCCGAACGCGCCAATGGTTCCGGCTACCAACCGCCGCCGCGACTTGAAACAGCACACAGACGAAAAGGAAGGCAATGCAATCATGCGACGATTATGTTCTTATTCGCTGATGATCGCGAGTCAAGAGGACAGACTTTTCGGAAGCGACAGGACAGTATGACGCCGCGAGCGCCGCAATCGCGGAGGTGCCTCGCGCGATGGCGCGGTTTCTAG